The segment TACAGTTTTGTCTTCTCCATTTACATTAATTTTTATTTGCATTATAGCACCTCCAGTATTGCAGATTTCACAAGTGCATGACAAAGGTGAGTTCTATATTCACTTGAGCCTAGTCCATTAGTTCCGAATTTAAGCTCCTCTGAAGCAATTTTACCTGCCATGTCTGCTGTTTCTTCATTGATTTCACTAGAGTTTAGATATTCTATTGCTTTTTTAGGAAATTCTCCTATACCTGGTCTTGCACCTACAGCTATTTTAAAACCATTATCTCCTTTAGAAACTGCAACATTAAGAATTGCATAATCTGCAATAGAGTTTCTCATCATTTGGAAAGATGCTCTTAAGTTTTCTTTTTTTATAATAATTTTTTCAAGAAGGTCTTTTTCTTTTTTGGAGTCAATAAATTCATCAAGAGTCATTTCTCCGCCATTATGAAGTATAACTTTAGTATCTAAAACTCTAAGAGCTGTAATAAAGTCTGAAAATCCATACTTAGCATGAACAGTTCCTCCTACAGTTACCATGTTTCTCAATTGAACACCTACAATATTTTCAACTGAATGAGATAATAAATTATCAAAATATTTCTTTAAAAGTTCATTTGTCTCAATCTCTCTAAACGTTGTCGTTGCACCAATTTCAATTGTAGCATCAGTTTCTTTGATATAATCCATTTCTGTGTCAGATAAGTCAATTGCTAAACCAATATGTCTCGGTCCAAGATGTATAAATGCTCCACCCCCTATCAGTAACGAATCTTTTTGGGACATTAAAAGATCATATGCTTCTTTAGGATTTTTAGGCTTTTTATATTCACCTATTGTAGTAATTGCCACTACTTATCACTCTCCCGTCTTAATCATATTTTTGGCTGATTCTGACATGATATATTAGACAGCCTATTTGATTTTATATAAACTTCGTTATACTATCGATAGTATAACGAAGGTATATACTAGATTAAAGATTTTTGATAACAGTTATATTCATAAAAATCCTTTAAGTTAACTAAATAATTTTAAATTTTTTATATTATTTAGCTCAGTAATCATTATTACTCTATTATTTTTTATTTTAAATTGTATTTTCAAATTAATTTAAAGATAATAAAGTAAATAGACTATTGAATTTTTATAATTTTCTTGTTATACTTTGCTTAGTATAACGCAATCATATTTTTATAGTTAATTTCTTTTAAGTACTTATGAAATTTAGTTATTTTTATCTCAACTTATTGTAGTAGTTATTATTGTATGGTATTCTTTTGTCTTAGTTAGACTTTATGATTGATCTAAAATATTGTAATAAACAATCTATTGGTAATGTCTATTTGGTAATACTAATTATAGTATAACAAAACTGTACATTATGACTGAGGTTTCTGCTAGTGCTTATTTTTATAATTTTATATTAAGGAAAATTTTTTAGCTCCATATAACGATTCTAGACTTCCTGTATCAACATATTTTACTAATTGTCATACTAATCACAAGTATTTATTGTTTCTATTTTGTGATTAACTTTAAATAATACTGTTAATATCGTTATATTGTCAATAGTATAACGATGACGTATTACATTTATCACTATAAGTAACTTTTAAGTATATATGATGAATAAGAGTTTTATCTTATATAAATTCATATACTTATAGCGATTAAAATTACAATTGTTGAATAATATC is part of the Gottschalkia purinilytica genome and harbors:
- a CDS encoding FAD binding domain-containing protein, which encodes MAITTIGEYKKPKNPKEAYDLLMSQKDSLLIGGGAFIHLGPRHIGLAIDLSDTEMDYIKETDATIEIGATTTFREIETNELLKKYFDNLLSHSVENIVGVQLRNMVTVGGTVHAKYGFSDFITALRVLDTKVILHNGGEMTLDEFIDSKKEKDLLEKIIIKKENLRASFQMMRNSIADYAILNVAVSKGDNGFKIAVGARPGIGEFPKKAIEYLNSSEINEETADMAGKIASEELKFGTNGLGSSEYRTHLCHALVKSAILEVL